One Sediminibacillus dalangtanensis genomic region harbors:
- a CDS encoding YfhD family protein, producing MDENKQARKALKNIEKTEEVEFSYELADSEDMEAMERMKKANKRQEQNKSEK from the coding sequence ATGGACGAAAATAAACAAGCCAGGAAAGCACTAAAGAATATCGAGAAAACAGAAGAAGTCGAATTTTCCTATGAGCTGGCCGACTCAGAAGACATGGAAGCAATGGAAAGAATGAAAAAAGCGAATAAACGCCAGGAACAAAATAAATCGGAAAAATAA
- a CDS encoding CBS domain-containing protein: MTTVREVMTDNVTKAKPGDSLESLAQEMDARDVGFLPIVDEDKLVGVVTDRDIVRKGLAKDFKSNGVSAEQIMTEKVITALPNMQVEEASRLMQDHQIKRLIVAEDRKIKGVVSLGDLAVSNKEQSAEDALGEIKKSSNG; this comes from the coding sequence ATGACAACTGTTCGGGAAGTAATGACAGACAATGTAACAAAAGCTAAACCTGGTGACAGCTTAGAATCGTTAGCGCAGGAAATGGATGCACGCGATGTCGGTTTCCTTCCTATTGTAGATGAAGACAAGCTTGTCGGCGTAGTGACCGACCGTGATATTGTACGCAAAGGACTGGCCAAGGATTTCAAATCGAATGGCGTTTCGGCTGAACAAATCATGACCGAAAAAGTCATTACAGCACTTCCTAATATGCAGGTGGAAGAAGCTTCGCGCCTCATGCAAGATCACCAGATTAAACGACTGATCGTTGCTGAGGACAGAAAAATCAAAGGGGTTGTTTCTCTAGGTGATTTGGCTGTCTCCAACAAGGAACAATCCGCTGAAGATGCTTTAGGCGAAATCAAAAAATCGAGCAATGGATAA
- a CDS encoding TetR/AcrR family transcriptional regulator gives MNEKKRNIIEASIALFAEKGFYATSVQEIVDKSNLSKGSFYLHFRSKDELMLRIFEYYYDLMNTKVEEVRQENLPPKESFIKQIRIQLEEILKHKDFIITQFREQTISLNEELFEFIRQKDIEIKRWYEQNLLNMYGNRAETYVVDLGVIVEGMLSNYMQLSIKYDVELDFHKMAVFLVRRLDDIVKGIFESGEEPLITKEQLLESTKHMKLPPDSVKQEMEKNLLEMQEVVNQLDIDSAKATELQGVIDYLSSEMRKAEPKKFLIQGLLANFKGISELDEIRHRIAECLQIRLL, from the coding sequence ATGAACGAAAAAAAGAGAAACATAATCGAGGCTTCCATTGCGCTTTTTGCTGAAAAGGGGTTCTATGCTACCTCCGTTCAGGAAATTGTCGATAAAAGCAATTTATCCAAAGGATCGTTTTATCTCCACTTTCGTTCCAAGGACGAATTAATGCTCCGTATATTCGAATACTATTACGATTTGATGAATACCAAAGTGGAAGAAGTCAGGCAGGAAAATCTACCGCCAAAAGAAAGTTTCATCAAACAAATCCGTATTCAATTGGAAGAAATTCTAAAACATAAAGATTTTATCATCACCCAGTTTCGAGAACAGACCATATCCCTCAATGAGGAGTTATTTGAGTTTATAAGACAGAAAGATATCGAAATCAAGCGTTGGTATGAGCAAAATTTGTTAAATATGTACGGGAATCGAGCAGAAACATATGTTGTCGATTTGGGTGTTATTGTCGAGGGGATGCTGTCGAATTATATGCAATTGAGCATCAAGTACGATGTCGAACTTGACTTTCATAAAATGGCCGTCTTCCTTGTCCGGCGTTTGGATGATATCGTCAAAGGTATTTTTGAGAGTGGGGAAGAGCCGTTGATCACAAAGGAGCAACTGCTGGAATCCACAAAACATATGAAACTACCGCCGGACTCTGTTAAACAGGAAATGGAAAAAAACTTACTGGAAATGCAGGAGGTTGTCAATCAATTGGATATCGATTCTGCTAAGGCGACGGAACTCCAAGGTGTGATCGACTATTTGTCATCAGAAATGAGAAAAGCCGAGCCTAAAAAGTTTTTAATCCAGGGTTTGCTGGCAAATTTTAAAGGGATAAGCGAACTGGATGAGATCCGGCATCGTATAGCCGAGTGTCTGCAAATACGATTGCTGTGA
- a CDS encoding YueI family protein — protein MNKKNLDNYLEEGMYGTKQTKPAERKRYLGTLRERILLALKKSQVMQQKGLEELAAEMDTNPDARLLLNGKISSRFFKEYKKLARQHNIHYTAVTNKQAETDIGIILTSKAAVDRETIFIEKEEETPASGAADSSRGIKSRLKKWLGLSER, from the coding sequence ATGAACAAGAAAAACTTAGACAATTATCTAGAAGAAGGAATGTACGGCACAAAGCAAACAAAGCCGGCCGAGCGAAAACGGTACTTAGGCACGTTAAGAGAAAGGATTCTGCTCGCACTAAAAAAATCTCAGGTCATGCAACAAAAAGGGCTCGAGGAATTAGCAGCTGAGATGGATACAAATCCGGATGCAAGGTTATTGCTGAATGGAAAAATCAGTTCCCGTTTCTTTAAAGAATACAAAAAGCTGGCACGTCAGCATAACATCCACTATACAGCGGTTACGAATAAACAGGCTGAGACAGATATCGGGATTATTTTAACGAGTAAAGCTGCAGTAGACCGTGAGACAATCTTTATCGAGAAGGAAGAAGAGACTCCAGCCTCCGGAGCAGCAGACAGCTCACGGGGGATAAAGTCGAGGCTTAAAAAGTGGCTTGGTTTATCAGAACGATGA
- a CDS encoding YjzC family protein → MAENRLKTGENVPETGKYKVDGFVNEDDASQQDDTEINVEEGEQFPPSPTSHKAVYWKKTS, encoded by the coding sequence ATGGCTGAAAACCGTTTAAAAACTGGAGAAAACGTACCTGAAACAGGAAAGTACAAAGTAGACGGATTTGTCAATGAAGACGACGCTTCCCAACAAGACGACACAGAAATCAATGTCGAGGAAGGGGAACAGTTTCCACCGTCCCCAACCTCCCACAAAGCAGTGTATTGGAAAAAAACTTCTTAA
- the mscL gene encoding large conductance mechanosensitive channel protein MscL — MLLKYGGDGLCQCVLFIECPNEAYRYFERGGGKQSTIFKEFRQFILRGNAADMGIGMVLGAAFSSIVDSLVTDVLLPPIGLLLSQMNFSNLYIVLGSGRYETLAEAQAAGAATINYGLFLTSLIRFLIIFFALFLVIRQMNRWKKLDRHPGMAMQKKECNYCRMPIPIHAVRCAHCGSDLVKVETNDRKEPWIHVK; from the coding sequence TTGCTTTTAAAGTATGGTGGAGATGGGCTTTGCCAGTGTGTTCTCTTCATAGAATGTCCAAATGAAGCATATAGATATTTTGAAAGGGGAGGGGGGAAGCAATCGACGATATTTAAAGAATTTCGCCAATTCATCCTGCGTGGAAATGCTGCCGACATGGGAATCGGCATGGTTCTTGGAGCTGCATTTAGCAGTATAGTGGATTCACTGGTGACGGATGTCCTGCTGCCTCCAATCGGATTGCTCCTTTCCCAAATGAATTTTTCCAACTTGTATATTGTCTTGGGGAGTGGTCGATATGAAACTTTGGCAGAAGCTCAGGCAGCAGGAGCTGCCACAATCAATTATGGACTGTTCCTTACTTCACTGATACGGTTTCTGATTATTTTTTTCGCTTTGTTTCTGGTCATCCGGCAAATGAATCGTTGGAAAAAACTTGATCGACATCCAGGAATGGCCATGCAGAAGAAAGAATGTAATTACTGTCGCATGCCCATACCGATTCACGCCGTCCGCTGTGCGCATTGCGGATCTGATCTTGTGAAAGTGGAGACAAACGATAGGAAGGAGCCATGGATTCATGTAAAATAG